The Calditerrivibrio nitroreducens DSM 19672 genome window below encodes:
- the rplP gene encoding 50S ribosomal protein L16: MLMPSRTKYRKAFKGRIRGKATKGNTIAFGDYGLQSLEKGKLTSRQIEAARIAINRYIRRGGNLYIRIFPHKPITKRPAETRMGKGKGAVEYYVAPVKEGTMLYEIKGVTEEQAREAFRLASHKLPVKCKFVKKEENETPKGAE; this comes from the coding sequence ATGTTAATGCCCAGTAGAACAAAATATAGAAAAGCTTTTAAAGGCAGGATAAGGGGTAAGGCCACCAAAGGTAATACTATTGCTTTTGGTGATTATGGACTTCAGTCCCTTGAAAAAGGTAAACTTACCAGCAGGCAGATAGAGGCAGCAAGGATTGCCATTAATAGATATATTAGAAGGGGTGGTAATCTTTATATAAGAATTTTCCCACATAAACCGATCACAAAAAGACCTGCTGAAACAAGGATGGGTAAAGGTAAAGGTGCAGTGGAATACTATGTTGCTCCGGTTAAAGAAGGGACAATGCTGTATGAAATTAAAGGTGTTACTGAGGAGCAGGCAAGAGAAGCTTTCAGGCTTGCATCCCACAAACTTCCTGTAAAGTGCAAATTTGTAAAAAAGGAAGAAAATGAAACACCAAAAGGAGCAGAGTAA
- the rpsC gene encoding 30S ribosomal protein S3: protein MGQKAHPIGLRIGINKTWKSVWYANKRDYRKNLSEDIKIRKYLKKKLNQAGISSIEIERMGQKMRVNLNTSRPGIVIGKKGAEIDKLKQDLKAYTNADVQINIREVKKPEIDATLIAENIALQIERRIAFRRAMKKAVVQALKSGALGIKVSCSGRLAGADMARTEWYIKGRVPLQTLRADIDYGTADAMTTYGIIGVKVWVFKGETLEEKNKNATEVE, encoded by the coding sequence GTGGGTCAGAAAGCTCATCCAATCGGTTTGAGAATTGGTATAAATAAAACCTGGAAATCTGTATGGTATGCAAATAAGAGGGATTATAGAAAGAATCTTTCTGAAGATATTAAAATTCGTAAGTATCTGAAGAAGAAATTAAATCAAGCTGGTATCTCATCTATCGAAATAGAGAGGATGGGGCAAAAAATGAGGGTAAATCTCAATACCAGCAGACCAGGTATTGTAATTGGTAAAAAAGGTGCAGAGATTGATAAATTAAAACAAGATCTGAAGGCTTATACAAACGCTGATGTGCAAATCAATATAAGAGAGGTAAAAAAGCCTGAGATAGATGCCACACTAATTGCAGAAAATATTGCTCTTCAGATTGAAAGAAGGATTGCTTTCCGTAGAGCTATGAAAAAAGCAGTAGTTCAGGCTCTTAAATCAGGAGCTCTTGGTATTAAGGTATCCTGTTCAGGAAGACTTGCCGGTGCAGATATGGCTCGTACAGAATGGTATATTAAAGGTAGAGTACCACTTCAGACTTTAAGGGCTGACATAGATTATGGTACTGCCGATGCAATGACCACCTATGGAATTATTGGTGTTAAGGTGTGGGTTTTCAAAGGTGAAACCCTTGAAGAGAAAAACAAAAATGCTACAGAGGTAGAATAA
- the rplV gene encoding 50S ribosomal protein L22 encodes MISKAVARYIRVSPRKARLVADLVRGKTVDEAMALLKFTTKKAAQEIYKTLKSAVANAEENKNVRNVSNLKLLEVKVDGGPFYKRYMPRAYGRASLIKRRTSHITVVLGE; translated from the coding sequence ATGATATCAAAGGCTGTTGCCAGATATATTAGGGTATCTCCAAGGAAAGCAAGATTGGTTGCTGATTTAGTTAGAGGTAAAACAGTGGATGAGGCTATGGCCCTTTTAAAGTTTACCACTAAAAAAGCAGCTCAGGAGATATATAAGACATTAAAATCTGCTGTAGCTAACGCAGAGGAGAATAAAAATGTCAGGAATGTGAGTAACCTTAAACTTTTGGAAGTTAAGGTTGATGGTGGACCATTTTATAAAAGATATATGCCTAGGGCTTATGGTAGGGCTTCATTGATTAAGAGAAGAACTAGCCATATTACTGTAGTCCTTGGTGAATAA
- the rpsS gene encoding 30S ribosomal protein S19 translates to MPRSLKKGPFIDDHLLKKVEAAKQTGDKKVIKTWSRRSTIIPEMVGMTFAVHNGQKFIPVYVTENMVGHKLGEFSLTRTFRGHKKDDKKIKK, encoded by the coding sequence GTGCCCAGATCGCTTAAAAAAGGACCATTTATAGATGATCACCTGCTGAAAAAAGTTGAAGCTGCAAAGCAGACTGGAGATAAAAAAGTGATAAAAACGTGGTCGAGGAGAAGTACCATCATTCCCGAAATGGTTGGAATGACTTTTGCAGTGCATAATGGTCAAAAATTTATCCCTGTTTATGTTACTGAGAATATGGTTGGGCATAAATTAGGTGAATTCTCTTTGACCAGGACTTTCCGTGGTCACAAAAAAGATGATAAGAAAATAAAGAAATAG
- the rplB gene encoding 50S ribosomal protein L2 translates to MGIRKYKPTSAGVRFRANDDYADITTDTPEKSLLIRLPKKGGRNNFGRITTRHQGGGNKKLYRVIDFKRDKDSIPAKVKTIEYDPYRSARIALVSYADGEKRYIIAPLGLKVGDVIQSGKDADIKVGNALQLKDIPVGTVIHNIELRPGKGGQLARSAGTYAQLLSKEGEYCHLRLPSGEIRLVKSECKATIGQVSNPDHENVVIGKAGKSRWLGIRPTVRGTAMNPVDHPHGGGEGRTKGGRHPVSPWGMPTKGYKTRKKNKPSNKYIVTKRK, encoded by the coding sequence ATGGGTATAAGAAAATATAAACCAACATCAGCAGGCGTTAGATTTAGAGCAAACGATGATTATGCTGATATAACTACAGATACCCCTGAGAAATCGTTGCTTATAAGACTTCCCAAAAAAGGTGGTAGGAATAATTTCGGTAGAATAACCACCAGACATCAGGGAGGTGGCAACAAGAAACTGTATAGGGTAATAGATTTCAAAAGGGACAAAGATTCAATCCCTGCAAAAGTAAAGACTATCGAATACGATCCATACAGAAGTGCAAGAATTGCTCTTGTATCTTACGCTGATGGGGAAAAGAGATATATAATTGCACCATTAGGATTGAAAGTAGGAGATGTAATTCAGAGCGGTAAGGATGCAGACATAAAAGTAGGAAATGCATTGCAGCTCAAAGATATTCCTGTGGGTACCGTAATTCATAATATAGAGTTAAGGCCTGGTAAAGGTGGTCAGCTTGCAAGGTCAGCCGGCACATATGCACAGCTACTTTCCAAAGAGGGTGAATACTGCCATCTTCGCTTACCTTCTGGTGAAATAAGACTTGTTAAATCTGAATGTAAAGCAACTATTGGTCAGGTTAGTAATCCAGACCATGAAAATGTGGTGATTGGAAAAGCTGGTAAATCCCGCTGGTTAGGAATCAGACCAACAGTAAGGGGTACTGCTATGAACCCAGTAGATCACCCACATGGTGGTGGTGAAGGTAGGACTAAGGGTGGTAGACATCCTGTTTCTCCATGGGGTATGCCTACAAAAGGTTATAAGACCAGGAAGAAAAATAAACCTTCCAACAAGTACATTGTCACTAAGAGGAAATAA